In the genome of Oncorhynchus masou masou isolate Uvic2021 unplaced genomic scaffold, UVic_Omas_1.1 unplaced_scaffold_14387, whole genome shotgun sequence, the window CCattgattttcaagcagatttatgtcaaaactgcaactcggccactcaggaatattcagTCTTCtctgtaagcaactccagtgtagatttggcattctgttttaggctattgtcctgctgaaaggtgaattaatctcccagtatctggtagaaagcagactgaagcaggttttcttccaggattttgcctgtgcttagctccattttgtttattttgtatcctgaaaaactcctcagtcattaacaattacaagcatacccataacatgatgcagccaccactatgcttgaaaatatggagagtggtactcagtaatgtgttgtatatgATTTGCCCGAAACATAACACATTGTATTTAGGACAAAAatgtaattgctttgccacattttttgcagttatACTTTAGTGCCCTGTTTCAATCAAGCTTCCTTATTTTCACCtcgtcaattaggttagtattgtggagtaactacactgttgtatgttgttgatccatcttcagtgtTCTCATATCGCAGCCATTACACTCTGTAACCATTTTAAAGTCACCactggcctcatggtaaaatccctgagcggtttccttcctctccggcaactgagttaggaaggacgtttGTATCTTTTAGTgacggtgtattgatacaccatctaaagtgtaatgCACAATTCACGTGTGCTTTTTTCCccgttacccatctaccaataggcacccttctttgcgaggcattggaaaacctccctgatctttgtggttgaatctgtgcttgaaattcactgcttgactgagggaccttacagataatggtgtggggtacagagatggggtagtcattcaaaaatcatgttcaacactagtattgcacacagagtgagtccatgcaacttattatgcaaCTTAAATGTttcctcctgaacttatttaggcttacttattgactcaagatatttcatcttttcatttttaaatgattggtaaacattttgaaaaacataattccactttggtgTTATGGAGTACTGTGtggaggccagtgacaaaaaaaatctctAAAAATCTTTAGTTAAGTTAACTCTATTTTttaaattgcattgttggttaagagctgagactagggggcagtattttgatgttaggatgaaaaatgtacccaaatgaaactgcctatttctcaggcccagaagctagaatatgcatataattggcagattaggatagaaaaaactctaaagtttccaaaactgtcaaaatattatctgtgattataacagaactgatattgcaggagaaaaactgaggaaaatccaaccaggaaatgctgttattttgaaacctctctgttccattgcaagcctgtcctccatttaaagggatatcaaccagatttctTTCCCTATAAAAGGGACATCTGGTCCTTTCCCTCACCACAAGGTTTGAACAgtttttagacatagtttcaggcttttattctgaaaaatgagcgagaatgaCCACATCGCGTCAGTGGCTAGTTGTGTCCCCTGGAGTTTTGCATGCATGAGTAGCTTGGAGCAgacctttctctctcctattgaaaagcCTACCGTTGACATATTGTCggttatttattgtaaaaacaacctgaggataaAAACTTTGACATGTTTCTCATGAacttacggatactatttggaattttcatctgaTAGCCGTGACCTGcatgagcctgtggattactcaACAAAacacgccaaccaaatggaggtttttggatagaaataatctttatcgaacaaaacaaacatttattgtgtaactgggagtctcgtgagtgcaaacatcctaagatcatcaaaggtaagcaattcattttattgcttttctgactttcgtgaccaatctctACTTTGCtgtagctgtttgtaatgttttgtctgctgagagagctgTCCTAACATAAATGCTTGGatagctttcgctgtaaagctttattgaaatttgacacaacaggtggattaacaacaagctaagctgtgttttggtatattgcacttgtgatttcatgaaattgcagatgttgacgaaaatgatcccgctaaagggatcggTGTGACAAGAGGTtcagagcttgtaagtaagcatttcacggtaaggttgaaaatacctgttgtattcggcgcatgtgaaaaataacacttaatttgatttgacacacacaccttTGGGGCTGAAGGTGTCCCCCTCAATGTGGAAGACCCCTCGGAGCAGGGCCAGCTCCTGCAGGATAATGCCGAAGCTGTAGATGTCTCCTTTCTGAGTGCCACATGGTGGGGGACACTCTGCCCTCAGCAGCTCTGGAGCTGCCCACAATTTCCCTGTAAAGGGGgattggagagaaagaaagagggaggtagagggggaaagagggagagagaagaggtggatacAGTTTTCTTAATTGTTTTAATTGAACCTTTCTTTTAACAGGGAAGACGTATTGAGACCTTGGTCTCTTTTTCAAATCCGCCTTGTATAaatcctgttaaggctcgggacaatactgccccctttggatgaattgcgtgcccatagtaaactgaaaaaaaatctgtccaaaattgctaatatatgcatataataattattattgaatagaaaacactctaaagcttctaaaaccgtttgaattatgtctgtatgtatagcagaactcacagggcagccaatctcccaaactagttttctcatcaggaaagttgggccaactttgacgtcatcgcccccacccttcccaaccagctatggatctgggatcagtttctatgtcttccgcgagatgtcttctatcagtagagtgtttaattgtgcaaatcccgcgagctttgaccctttggcaggcaaaatactgggcgtcgcgagaaaatacatgcacttTCAGGCGCGCGTTGCGCACAGAGCTCCCTTTGTTCCATCTTGCACGAGAAGAATACAGTTTGTCCGGTCgatttgagaattgttttgtacgttaataacatcctaaagcttgattctgcacttagtttgaccagtttagtcgacatataatatgtaattttgaagttttgatgttcaactgtt includes:
- the LOC135530847 gene encoding atrial natriuretic peptide receptor 2-like, which codes for MAFLHNSVIVSHGNLKSSNCVVDSRFVLKITDYGLASFHEKSNMEDTHAYYARKLWAAPELLRAECPPPCGTQKGDIYSFGIILQELALLRGVFHIEGDTFSPK